Proteins encoded within one genomic window of Numenius arquata chromosome 12, bNumArq3.hap1.1, whole genome shotgun sequence:
- the XIRP1 gene encoding xin actin-binding repeat-containing protein 1 isoform X1, whose product MEKAEKLRPAQSFPFLCHSPRSSPERRAVPLRKSVSVSELVARYQSILDCESTMSKQKHHKLMERRHLSQNNVSPMGKKHAPSQSHCTDMSWSKSMEDIPNPNINVPARNLKGLLTSFDTPKDTERCKTLPFAPLKTPPPNDILRKREADARIMTTIQPLSMEIKPHKDPSFPSSLQSIQRKAQWSPDTIKWRESPVKGGKLSHDRQAIISSVPDTADDSATGRSYERTRSFLDVSDNTSRILRQGRGRSSAPSVKELSALYLSQTAAAADAGSPPQPSTVKDNSIRPPHSQRKSKMAEPQKSSKVAITKMEDDLPPPPALGSVQVIAPGNHDPNPLPVPPPKQAFSKFYQQRQVNELKRLYRHMHPELRKNLEEAVTEDLAEMLNTEDPNAQASVNLDKVLPGEVQSMRWIFENWALDSIGDHQATKKLTEEEIIPSGDVKSTSLRFESQSINGDSLSTSAKVSDTDLARGDVHTARWLFETQPLDSLNKLYSDETEMQEAVLKDLVQGGDVKGARQLFEAQSLDAIGRCCSVEEKSILQLKSEIQELKGDVKKTIRLFQTEPLCAIRDKTGNIHEIKSVCREEIQSNAVRTARWLFETQPLDTINKDTSKVQIIRGISLEEIGRPDVSGARWIFETQPLDAIREITVEEQDFKASTDFVTGADVSKQRMLFETQTLDSLKGEASESTVAKEQVIGGDVKSTLWLFETQPMETLKDNFEVGRLKKVELSAEEKGDVKQRKYVFETCPFGNISKAFEEEIPAPSTEEVVKGDVKSFKTLFETIPLDSIKQADAEPITKEEEKIPAGNVKANQILFETTPLYAIKDSFGNFHEVTSVSREQIISGDVKNYKWMFETRPLDQFDESTKKVDIIRGITKQEVVAGDVRTAKWLFETQPMDVIHHQAMQGEEQPSVKREISQRGDVKTCRWLFETQPIHTLYEKAEKKQEEDGIVPQADVKSYTWMFETQPLASLKGQEEQYLQVSKAYTQEELQGVDVKTVRHLFETEPLGSGAVSEADRKKTMRYSSRVEIQSGEVSRVKEFFEAKPLDTATKPTSQKNDGTIEAGSVHKFTWLFENYPMDTLKDSSEGIQEIPPEKDIKGGDVRGKRFVFETYSLDQIHDKVDETELQKIQKDTINKANVKSCTMLFESQPLYAIQDKEGRYHEVTSVQKEEIMKGDVKGARWLFETKPLDQIKKEEEVFVIRAVTQEDIKKGDVQAARWRFETEPLDSFSEGKMSVPRTVDDVQKGDVQSNKQLFESQQVGQKKYVRMVSVSDVQRGDVRTSTWLFENQPVDSLYGDAERGSPISTVQREDRQKGDVKRCTWLFETQPMDTLKDPEVTANAGTQEVIPRADVKSTTWLFESTPLDKFSASEGSIETELKERTMKETLETLCTYQAIQHDGILIEANDTESVKMVKYHLSSPGAPEILKEEIVGGHLQRIMLQLLHRTNVEAQSVLVEEDREGKIKVSPLQLLDQSEAVKGKEDLSGNVAKALQGLLSQDASIKKGMVLQETKSGSVKMTLYSLLFHSVQQKVVKGDVKSTIGNLLASSQEQKTTATIKREDNEKGNVQLFASCIEKGDLDYLKNLQQESEIQSLISSQAEQGADESAPRVVQGAKIHILPNKEQIEKVIAEGEPGAMAGARKVFTCESVGKEGALEREAMHAAGMTGTTVQCLGKPLPTVMGKEEVLSGGLKVTTKSIQRVADVSKKAEKEAASSACLKEPKAMMQGISSTQVTAQREEVDGKQPSLVMGEASQGQPEEKALGSDLQAAMQSLRLATAEAKNIQHHVQSKLQRNREEVHTACRQQAVSTQGTVTLQSTVRQQETASTRQESTSTAVRTTTSRVQETSKSHTSVSQKSIASHKKVSASEEVQGGQLLSQESQVVPSRDVSIKDGLYTATPVKTYINPFVESDYKEQSVQEERDVIVRGDVQTAIRALQSAATEQRLVEKEDVVRGNLKATLQSLEKSNVNVSRGDFKAAMIYRNAGQSYSMCKKKNETQVVSNQTAVVASGSQADNDFPPPPSVAVTKAEHCPPSTKATREGALPLPTSKDEATGCSAPLHTPPPALPSLSCKPTDQSPAEKPRTPPKPEITAPPRKKPVPPPKPEHLLHEAHSASASSSTSRSTKPVPPPVPPKPPGLREISKPKPPPTALGLSCMEGCEQSVYGEVQTKCCTLETPGNKPVTLQGVTTERKLPKNIAKTPLQMAEERYKASRGGQGKVESDSAKTSKPIENGVVSFQVERGMMSGKAEAIRRRTGEVVQRHIELCQDENGCSSASPPPCPGRGQTPNMPGQTEPSTSPVGHITPPKKGDDVAQNATSKVERESVSNSYGLWDSQRVIQQVNEMSQMCHSTSFHQQSMNSFEEQVQGNSGELKCPDGEAETSGQEKPAVVMREKPRRETEDERRKRLSVHKEEIMKGNVKEAMEIFENLRRQEELQEILTRVKEFEEETSKVDVKALKSFFEKVPEWVVRQKAHQAKQQDRAETLAKEDTDSVSSVELVFGDLERASAEIIHLKEQTLARLLDIEEAIKKVLYSVSSLKSESDIAGLSGLFKESLGNTQSSVSSSNIRKISIVSSKAKQEGTMLETGEAASGGSAKVTEKNEVTKAELGVPRLVQSRGSSPSSPSYISIESAARKPAESPRTAHSPWDVPSPDSLDTSGKRDAFTQDSFSSFKHPPAGEKRAEPMQKKAGLSSMKQHSLGNANHQINEKEKCPPDTSKGSCHCGMKGGFPDYCSLNAPSPQNPRRQKSILELQTGPDGSKLYGATRTVMEQYEEMDQFGNKIITSSTTVTKQSETQTSSTCDVISHPQYEVSASPVFQRYLKSPGKDFHTNGSFQEPGVVFVTFGNSKPKK is encoded by the exons ATGAGAGGACGCGGTCTTTTTTAGACGTATCAGACAACACCAGCCGCATACTTCGCCAAGGACGAGGGAGGTCCTCTGCGCCCTCCGTGAAGGAGCTGTCAGCTCTCTATCTCTCCCAGACAGCTGCCGCTGCTGACGCCGGCAGCCCCCCACAGCCG AGTACTGTGAAGGACAACTCCATTCGCCCTCCCCACAGCCAGAGAAAAAGCAAG ATGGCAGAGCCTCAAAAATCATCTAAAGTTGCCATCACGAAAATGGAAGACGACTTACCTCCCCCTCCCGCCCTTGGCTCAGTCCAGGTCATCGCTCCAGGCAACCATGATCCCAACCCACTCCCTGTGCCTCCTCCAAAGCAAGCCTTCTCCAAGTTCTACCAGCAGCGTCAAGTGAATGAGCTAAAGAGGCTCTACAGACATATGCATCCTGAGCTCAGGAAGAACTTGGAAGAAGCTGTGACTGAGGACCTGGCAGAAATGCTTAATACTGAAGATCCCAATGCACAGGCATCTGTGAACCTGGACAAAGTTCTTCCAGGAGAGGTTCAGTCCATGCGCTGGATCTTTGAGAACTGGGCACTTGACTCCATTGGAGATCATCAAGCCACAAAGAAGCTGACAGAAGAAGAGATCATTCCCAGTGGGGATGTGAAAAGTACTTCCCTGAGATTTGAAAGCCAGTCAATCAATGGGGACAGTCTGTCAACATCAGCCAAGGTATCAGACACAGACCTTGCCAGAGGGGATGTGCATACTGCTCGGTGGCTGTTTGAAACCCAACCACTAGACTCATTAAACAAACTGTATTcagatgaaactgaaatgcaggaggcGGTTCTCAAGGATCTTGTCCAGGGAGGTGATGTGAAAGGTGCCAGACAGCTCTTTGAAGCGCAGTCCTTGGATGCTATAGGGCGCTGCTGCTCTGTGGAGGAGAAGAGTATTCTGCAGCTCAAGTCAGAAATCCAGGAGCTAAAAGGAGATGTTAAGAAGACTATCAGGCTCTTCCAAACAGAGCCCCTCTGTGCCATCAGAGATAAAACTGGAAACATCCATGAAATCAAGTCCGTCTGCCGAGAAGAAATTCAGAGTAATGCAGTCAGAACAGCTCGCTGGCTGTTTGAGACTCAGCCCCTGGATACCATCAACAAGGACACTTCCAAAGTGCAAATAATCCGTGGGATTTCATTAGAAGAAATTGGAAGGCCAGATGTCAGTGGAGCAAGATGGATATTTGAAACTCAGCCTCTGGATGCCATCAGAGAAATCACTGTTGAAGAACAGGACTTCAAGGCTTCAACAGATTTTGTCACAGGGGCAGATGTCAGTAAACAGAGAATGCTCTTTGAGACCCAGACTCTTGATTCTCTGAAAGGAGAAGCTTCAGAAAGCACTGTAGCCAAAGAACAAGTCATTGGAGGTGACGTGAAATCCACACTCTGGCTATTCGAAACCCAGCCAATGGAAACCCTGAAAGACAATTTTGAGGTGGGTCGTTTAAAGAAAGTAGAGCtttcagcagaggagaagggtgatgtgaagcaaagaaaatatgtCTTTGAGACCTGTCCCTTTGGCAACATCTCCAAGGCATTTGAGGAAGAAATTCCAGCCCCCAGCACAGAAGAAGTAGTGAAAGGGGATGTGAAGTCTTTCAAGACCCTGTTTGAGACTATCCCCTTAGACAGCATCAAGCAGGCTGATGCTGAACCCATCaccaaagaagaggagaaaattccAGCTGGCAATGTCAAAGCCAACCAAATCCTGTTTGAGACGACACCTTTGTATGCCATCAAGGATAGCTTTGGCAATTTCCATGAAGTCACGTCTGTAAGCAGAGAGCAAATCATCAGTGGTGATGTCAAGAACTACAAATGGATGTTTGAAACCAGGCCCCTGGACCAGTTTGATGAAAGCACCAAGAAAGTGGATATAATACGGGGGATCACAAAACAAGAGGTGGTGGCTGGTGATGTCAGAACTGCCAAGTGGCTCTTTGAAACTCAGCCCATGGATGTCATTCATCACCAAGCCATGCAAGGTGAGGAGCAGCCCTCAGTGAAGCGGGAGATCTCCCAGCGGGGGGATGTGAAGACCTGCAGGTGGCTTTTTGAGACCCAGCCCATCCACACCCTATACGAGAAGGCTgaaaagaagcaggaggaggatggtATTGTGCCCCAAGCTGATGTGAAGTCGTACACATGGATGTTTGAGACTCAGCCCCTGGCCTCCCTGAAAGGCCAGGAGGAGCAGTATTTACAAGTCAGTAAGGCATACACTCAGGAGGAATTACAGGGAGTTGATGTCAAAACTGTCCGGCACCTATTTGAGACTGAACCTTTGGGCAGCGGTGCTGTCAGTGAAGCTGACCGAAAGAAAACCATGCGGTACTCCAGTCGTGTGGAGATACAGTCTGGGGAAGTGTCAAGAGTGAAGGAGTTCTTTGAAGCTAAGCCCTTGGATACAGCCACCAAACCAACATCCCAGAAGAATGATGGGACAATTGAAGCTGGATCCGTGCACAAGTTCACTTGGCTCTTTGAGAACTACCCCATGGACACCCTGAAGGACAGCTCTGAGGGCATACAGGAAATCCCTCCAGAGAAGGATATCAAGGGGGGAGATGTTAGAGGCAAAAGATTTGTATTTGAGACCTATTCCCTTGACCAAATCCATGACAAAGTGGATGAGACAGAGCTCCAGAAGATCCAGAAAGACACCATAAACAAAGCTAATGTCAAGTCCTGCACAATGCTCTTTGAAAGCCAACCCTTATATGCTATTCAGGACAAAGAAGGGAGATACCACGAGGTCACCTCAgtgcagaaagaagaaatcatGAAAGGTGATGTGAAAGGTGCCCGGTGGTTGTTTGAAACTAAGCCCCTGGATCAGATcaagaaggaagaagaggtgtTTGTGATTAGGGCTGTCACCCAAGAGGACATCAAGAAAGGAGATGTCCAGGCTGCCCGGTGGAGGTTTGAGACAGAACCTCTTGATTCCTTCTCAGAGGGAAAGATGTCTGTGCCCAGAACAGTAGATGATGTGCAGAAGGGAGATGTTCAGTCCAACAAGCAGCTCTTTGAGTCCCAACAAGTGGGTCAGAAGAAGTACGTGAGGATGGTCAGTGTCAGTGATGTTCAGCGGGGCGATGTGAGGACGTCCACTTGGCTTTTTGAAAACCAGCCTGTGGACTCCCTGTACGGGGATGCGGAGAGAGGTTCACCTATCAGTAcagtgcagagagaggacagaCAAAAAGGGGATGTAAAACGCTGCACCTGGTTGTTTGAAACCCAGCCAATGGACACCCTTAAGGACCCAGAGGTGACGGCCAATGCTGGCACCCAAGAAGTGATCCCTCGTGCAGATGTAAAAAGTACAACATGGCTCTTTGAGAGCACTCCTTTGGATAAATTTAGTGCTTCTGAAGGTAGTATagaaacagaactgaaagaaaGGACCATGAAGGAGACTTTAGAGACACTCTGCACTTACCAGGCTATTCAGCATGATGGAATCCTCATTGAAGCCAATGATACGGAGAGTGTGAAGATGGTGAAGTACCACCTCAGCAGCCCCGGTGCTCCAGAGATCCTGAAAGAGGAGATTGTGGGAGGCCATTTGCAAAGGATcatgctgcagctcctgcacagAACCAATGTGGAAGCACAGAGCGTGCTGGTGGAGGAGGACAGAGAGGGCAAGATCAAAGTAAGCCCATTGCAGCTATTGGACCAGAGTGAAGCTGTTAAAGGCAAAGAGGACCTGAGTGGAAATGTAGCTAAGGCTTTACAGGGTCTCCTCAGTCAAGACGCTTCCATCAAAAAAGGGATGGTCTTACAAGAGACAAAGTCAGGATCAGTGAAGATGACCCTCTACTCCCTCCTGTTCCATTCTGTCCAGCAGAAAGTTGTCAAGGGGGATGTGAAGTCAACAATAGGGAACCTGTTGGCTTCTTCTCAGGAGCAGAAAACAACAGCAACCATTAAGCGTGAGGACAATGAGAAGGGAAATGTCCAGCTTTTCGCGAGCTGCATTGAGAAGGGAGATCTAGACTATCTGAAGAATCTCCAGCAGGAGTCAGAGATACAGTCCCTCATCTCTTCCCAAGCAGAGCAGGGGGCAGACGAGAGTGCCCCACGGGTTGTGCAGGGGGCTAAGATACATATCTTaccaaataaagaacaaatagAGAAAGTAATTGCAGAGGGTGAGCCAGGGGCTATGGCGGGAGCAAGGAAGGTGTTCACATGTGAAAGCGTGGGCAAAGAGGGTGCATTAGAGAGAGAGGCCATGCATGCAGCAGGTATGACAGGCACCACTGTGCAATGTCTTGGGAAACCCCTGCCCACAGTGATGGGAAAGGAAGAAGTGTTGTCGGGGGGGCTTAAAGTGACTACAAAGTCAATTCAAAGGGTTGCAGATGTCagcaagaaagcagagaaagaagcagcatcCTCTGCCTGTTTGAAGGAACCCAAAGCTATGATGCAAGGCATATCATCAACCCAAGTGACGGCTCAGAGGGAAGAAGTTGATGGGAAACAGCCAAGTTTGGTGATGGGGGAAGCCAGTCAGGGGCAGCCAGAAGAAAAGGCTCTCGGGAGTGATCTTCAGGCTGCGATGCAAAGCCTGAGGCTAGCAACAGCAGAGGCAAAAAACATTCAACATCATGTCCAGAGCAAGCTACAGAGGAACAGGGAGGAGGTCCACACGgcctgcaggcagcaggcagtCAGCACACAGGGCACAGTGACTCTTCAATCAACTGTACGCCAACAAGAGACTGCGTCCACCAGGCAGGAGAGCACCAGCACTGCCGTCAGGACCACCACCTCTAGAGTCCAGGAGACATCCAAGAGTCACACAAGCGTGTCTCAGAAGAGCATAGCATCACACAAAAAGGTCAGTGCTTCAGAGGAAGTACAGGGAGGACAACTATTGAGCCAGGAAAGCCAAGTTGTGCCTAGTAGAGATGTTAGCATTAAAGATGGCCTTTATACTGCCACACCTGTGAAAACCTATATAAACCCTTTTGTTGAGTCTGATTACAAAGAGCAATCAGTGCAAGAAGAAAGAGATGTTATTGTCAGAGGGGATGTACAGACAGCTATCAGAGCACTGCAAAGTGCCGCCACAGAACAGCGCCTGGTAGAAAAGGAGGATGTTGTCCGAGGTAATTTAAAAGCCACACTTCAGTCGCTGGAAAAGTCTAACGTTAATGTCTCCAGAGGGGATTTTAAAGCCGCTATGATATACAGAAATGCAGGGCAGTCCTATTCtatgtgtaaaaagaaaaatgagactcAAGTCGTTAGTAACCAGACAGCTGTAGTGGCTTCTGGGTCACAGGCTGATAAtgactttcctcctcctccctcagttGCTGTGACGAAAGCAGAGCATTGCCCACCCTCAACTAAAGCAACAAGAGAAGGTGCCCTTCCACTACCAACCAGCAAAGATGAAGCCACAGGATGTTCTGCACCACTCCAcacccctcctcctgccctcccttctcTGTCCTGTAAACCCACTGATCAGAGTCCTGCAGAGAAGCCCAGGACTCCTCCAAAACCAGAAATTACTGCTCCACCCAGGAAAAAACCTGTTCCTCCTCCAAAACCTGAGCACCTCTTACACGAGGCACATTCTGCCTCTGCAAGTAGCAGCACAAGCAGATCAACCAAACCGGTCCCTCCACCCGTGCCTCCAAAACCTCCAGGCCTGAGGGAGATCAGCAAGCCAAAGCCTCCCCCCACAGCGCTGGGGTTAAGCTGCATGGAAGGTTGTGAACAATCAGTCTATGGGGAGGTTCAAACAAAATGCTGCACTTTGGAGACGCCTGGGAACAAGCCTGTCACTCTTCAGGGTGTGACCACTGAGAGAAAGCTGCCAAAAAACATTGCCAAAACCCCTCTGCAAATGGCAGAGGAAAGGTACAAGGCAagcagaggagggcaaggaaagGTGGAATCAGACAGTGCTAAGACTTCAAAGCCGATAGAAAACGGAGTGGTTAGTTTTCAAGTCGAGCGGGGAATGATGAGCGGGAAGGCAGAGGCTATAAGGAGACGCACTGGTGAGGTGGTTCAGAGGCATATAGAGCTGTGCCAAGATGAGAATGGGTGCTCTTCAGCATCACCTCCACCATGTCCTGGTAGAGGACAGACACCTAATATGCCAGGGCAGACTGAGCCAAGCACCTCCCCTGTGGGCCACATCACTCCTCCAAAGAAAGGAGATGACGTTGCACAAAATGCCACATCCAAGGTGGAAAGAGAAAGTGTGTCTAATTCTTATGGATTGTGGGATAGTCAGAGAGTCATACAGCAGGTGAATGAGATGAGTCAGATGTGTCATTCAACATCCTTCCATCAGCAGTCAATGAACTCCTTTGAGGAGCAAGTGCAGGGGAATAGTGGGGAACTGAAATGTCCTGATGGGGAGGCAGAGACATCTGGTCAGGAGAAGCCAGCAGTTGTTATGAGAGAAAAACccaggagagaaacagaagatGAACGTCGGAAGAGGCTGTCAGTACACAAAGAGGAGATCATGAAAGGCAATGTAAAGGAGGCTATGGAGATCTTTGAGAACCTAAGGAGACAGGAGGAGCTGCAAGAGATCCTGACTCGAGTGAAGGAGTTTGAAGAGGAGACAAGCAAAGTGGATGTGAAAGCTCTGAAGAGCTTCTTTGAGAAGGTTCCTGAATGGGTTGTTCGTCAGAAGGCCCACCAGGCCAAGCAACAGGATAGGGCTGAGACACTGGCAAAAGAGGACACTGACAGTGTCTCCTCAGTGGAGTTGGTTTTCGGGGACCTGGAGCGAGCAAGTGCTGAGATCATTCACCTGAAGGAGCAGACACTTGCCCGGCTCCTGGACATTGAGGAGGCCATCAAGAAAGTTCTTTATTCTGTCTCTAGTCTCAAGTCTGAGTCAGACATCGCTGGGCTCTCAGGACTATTCAAGGAGTCTCTGGGGAACACCCAAAGCTCAGTGAGCAGCAGCAACATCCGTAAAATCAGTATTGTCTCAAGCAAAGCCAAGCAGGAGGGAACCATGCTGGAGACAGGGGAGGCAGCATCTGGAGGGAGCGCAAaggtgacagaaaaaaatgaggtaaCCAAGGCAGAGCTTGGTGTTCCCCGCCTTGTTCAATCTCGTGGCAGCTCTCCCTCCTCACCTTCCTACATCTCCATCGAGTCTGCTGCCAGGAAACCGGCAGAATCACCCCGGACAGCACATTCCCCATGGGATGTCCCTTCACCAGACTCTCTTGACACTTCAGGAAAGAGGGATGCTTTTACTCAGGACAGCTTTAGCTCCTTTAAGCATCCACCAGCAGGTGAGAAAAGAGCAGAGCCCATGCAAAAAAAAGCTGGGCTAAGCTCAATGAAGCAGCACAGCCTTGGCAATGCCAACCATCAGATCAATGAGAAGGAGAAGTGCCCTCCAGACACCTCCAAAGGCAGCTGCCATTGTGGGATGAAAGGAGGCTTTCCAGACTACTGCTCCCTGAATGCACCCAGCCCACAAAATCCACGGAGGCAGAAAAGCATCTTGGAGCTGCAGACAGGGCCTGATGGGTCCAAGCTCTATGGAGCCACCCGGACCGTCATGGAGCAGTATGAGGAAATGGACCAGTTTGGAAACAAAATCATCACTTCATCCACCACAGTCACCAAGCAATCTGAGACGCAAACATCTTCCACGTGCGATGTGATCTCTCATCCCCAATATGAGGTATCTGCCTCACCCGTGTTTCAGAGGTACTTGAAGAGCCCAGGCAAAGACTTCCACACCAATGGCAGCTTTCAGGAGCCAGGAGTGGTCTTTGTCACCTTTGGAAACTCCAAGCCAAAGAAGTAG